The proteins below are encoded in one region of Chryseobacterium wanjuense:
- the thiC gene encoding phosphomethylpyrimidine synthase ThiC, whose translation MAHNITRSPFPNSKKIYVEGKIHPINVAMREIQLSPTKLSNGTLEENLPVTIYDTSGPYTDENSDINIEKGLPRIREQWILDRNDVEILDGITSEYGKTRLADSKLDELRFSYNHKPKVAKEGQEVTQLYYAKQGIITPEMEYIAIRENQRIEQLDSVSKEMAFQHPGNSFGAKTPKSKITPEFVRDEIAAGRAIIPNNINHPESEPMIIGRNFLVKINANIGNSAISSSIEEEVEKTVWACRWGADTIMDLSTGKNIHETREWIIRNSPVPIGTVPIYQALEKVKGVAEDLTWEIFKDTLIEQAEQGVSYFTIHAGVLLRYIHLTAKRVTGIVSRGGSIMAKWCLFHHKENFLYTHFEEICEIMKKYDVAFSLGDGLRPGSIADANDEAQFAELETLGELTKIAWKHNVQVMIEGPGHVPMHMIKENMEKQLEVCDEAPFYTLGPLTTDIAPGYDHITSGIGAAMIGWFGCAMLCYVTPKEHLGLPNKEDVKVGVITYKLAAHAADLAKGHPGAQYRDNALSKARFEFRWEDQFNLSLDPETARSYHDETLPADGAKIAHFCSMCGPKFCSMKITQEIRESAEKGMFDKSQEFIEKGKEIYI comes from the coding sequence ATGGCTCACAACATCACACGTTCGCCGTTTCCGAACTCAAAAAAAATCTACGTTGAAGGAAAAATTCACCCGATCAATGTAGCGATGCGCGAAATACAGCTAAGTCCGACAAAATTGTCCAACGGAACTTTAGAGGAAAACCTGCCAGTCACGATTTACGATACATCAGGACCTTACACCGACGAAAATTCAGATATTAATATCGAAAAAGGCCTTCCGAGAATCCGAGAACAATGGATTTTGGATAGAAATGATGTAGAAATTCTCGACGGAATTACATCCGAATACGGAAAAACCCGTCTTGCCGATTCAAAACTGGATGAACTGCGGTTTTCTTACAATCACAAACCAAAAGTTGCTAAAGAAGGACAAGAAGTTACCCAATTGTACTACGCAAAACAGGGCATCATCACGCCTGAAATGGAATATATTGCCATCAGAGAAAATCAAAGAATCGAGCAGCTTGATTCTGTTTCAAAAGAAATGGCTTTTCAACATCCAGGAAATAGTTTTGGAGCAAAAACTCCAAAAAGCAAAATCACACCGGAATTTGTAAGAGATGAAATTGCGGCCGGAAGAGCAATCATCCCCAACAACATCAATCACCCCGAAAGTGAGCCGATGATTATCGGACGAAACTTCTTGGTTAAAATTAATGCCAACATTGGAAACAGTGCCATTTCATCAAGTATTGAAGAAGAAGTTGAAAAAACAGTCTGGGCTTGCAGATGGGGAGCAGACACAATTATGGATCTGTCGACCGGAAAAAATATCCACGAAACCAGAGAATGGATCATCAGAAACAGTCCGGTTCCGATCGGGACTGTTCCTATTTACCAGGCGTTGGAAAAAGTAAAGGGGGTTGCAGAAGATTTAACTTGGGAAATTTTTAAAGATACCTTAATCGAACAGGCAGAACAGGGAGTTTCTTACTTCACCATTCACGCCGGCGTTTTGTTGAGATATATTCATCTGACGGCAAAACGTGTGACAGGAATTGTTTCCAGAGGCGGTTCTATCATGGCAAAATGGTGTCTTTTTCATCATAAAGAAAACTTTTTGTACACACACTTCGAGGAAATCTGTGAGATCATGAAAAAATATGACGTTGCCTTTTCTTTGGGTGACGGTCTTCGTCCGGGTTCAATTGCCGATGCCAATGATGAAGCACAGTTTGCAGAATTAGAAACTTTAGGTGAGTTGACAAAAATTGCATGGAAACACAATGTTCAGGTAATGATTGAAGGTCCCGGTCACGTTCCGATGCACATGATCAAAGAAAATATGGAGAAGCAACTGGAAGTATGTGACGAAGCGCCATTTTACACATTAGGTCCTTTGACGACGGATATTGCACCGGGTTACGACCACATCACTTCAGGAATTGGAGCCGCGATGATTGGCTGGTTTGGTTGCGCGATGTTGTGTTATGTAACACCGAAAGAACATTTGGGGCTTCCAAATAAGGAAGACGTAAAAGTTGGAGTTATTACCTATAAATTGGCTGCTCATGCCGCCGATTTAGCAAAAGGTCATCCCGGAGCGCAGTACAGAGACAATGCTTTGAGTAAGGCTAGATTCGAATTCCGATGGGAAGACCAGTTCAATCTTTCTCTGGATCCGGAAACAGCACGATCGTATCACGATGAAACACTTCCTGCGGACGGAGCGAAGATTGCTCATTTCTGTTCGATGTGCGGACCAAAATTCTGTTCAATGAAAATTACACAGGAAATCCGTGAATCTGCAGAAAAAGGAATGTTCGACAAATCACAGGAATTCATCGAAAAAGGGAAAGAAATTTATATATGA
- a CDS encoding thiamine phosphate synthase yields MIIVITPEEMMKNETELINELFQEGLNLLHIRKPFINSEEMADFIQKIDSEFHHQLVLHSHYDLAKDFNISRFHFREIDRQNDLYKSFADKTISTSVHDIETFNELNEDWEYAFISPVFPSISKKGYGENSTILNDIKKRTHSNVKLMALGGINENNIHEVFNNGVDGVALLGAIWESDEPLNVFKKCRQNALS; encoded by the coding sequence ATGATCATCGTAATCACTCCTGAAGAAATGATGAAGAACGAAACTGAATTGATTAATGAATTATTTCAGGAAGGTTTGAATTTGCTTCATATCAGAAAACCTTTCATTAATTCAGAAGAAATGGCGGATTTTATTCAAAAGATAGATTCTGAGTTTCATCATCAATTGGTTTTGCACAGTCATTATGATTTGGCGAAAGATTTTAATATCTCAAGATTTCATTTTAGAGAAATTGACAGGCAAAATGATTTATATAAATCTTTTGCTGATAAAACGATTTCAACGTCCGTTCATGATATTGAAACTTTTAATGAATTGAATGAAGATTGGGAATATGCTTTTATCAGTCCGGTTTTTCCGAGTATTTCTAAAAAAGGATATGGAGAAAATTCAACAATTTTGAATGATATTAAAAAACGAACTCATTCAAATGTAAAATTGATGGCTTTGGGAGGAATTAATGAAAATAATATTCATGAAGTTTTCAACAATGGAGTAGACGGAGTGGCTTTATTAGGCGCCATCTGGGAAAGTGATGAACCTTTAAATGTTTTTAAAAAATGCAGACAGAACGCCCTTTCGTAA
- a CDS encoding hydroxymethylpyrimidine/phosphomethylpyrimidine kinase: MQTERPFVMSIAGYDPSGGAGLLADIKTFEQLKVQGLGVCTAMTLQTESECLSLNWQPLEEILSAIDVLMKNYHLEVVKIGVIKDAEFLSEIIKIIKINNSETKIVWDPVLKSTSEFSFFDLNTISELENVLKQIDLITPNYNEYKVLQKNHLFEKSENTCSVLIKGGHREDKLGTDILIENGKEVSIYPTDETSVYYPKHGSGCVLSSAIASYLALGKNVEEACRNGKLYIEKFLTSNSILLGFHH; this comes from the coding sequence ATGCAGACAGAACGCCCTTTCGTAATGAGTATTGCCGGCTACGACCCAAGTGGTGGAGCGGGTTTATTGGCAGACATTAAGACATTTGAACAATTGAAAGTTCAAGGATTGGGAGTTTGTACGGCAATGACTTTACAGACAGAATCTGAATGTCTAAGCTTAAATTGGCAACCTTTGGAAGAAATTTTATCTGCAATTGATGTTTTAATGAAAAATTATCACCTTGAAGTCGTTAAAATAGGAGTGATAAAAGATGCTGAATTTTTAAGTGAAATTATTAAAATCATTAAAATAAATAATTCTGAAACCAAAATTGTTTGGGATCCGGTTTTGAAGAGCACTTCCGAGTTTTCTTTTTTTGATTTGAATACAATTTCTGAGCTGGAAAATGTTTTAAAACAAATTGATTTAATCACACCAAACTATAATGAATACAAAGTTTTACAAAAAAATCATCTTTTTGAAAAATCAGAAAATACATGCTCAGTTTTAATAAAAGGCGGCCATCGCGAAGATAAGCTAGGAACAGATATTTTGATTGAAAATGGAAAAGAAGTTTCAATTTATCCCACTGATGAAACTTCTGTTTATTATCCAAAACACGGTTCGGGTTGTGTGCTTTCTTCGGCTATTGCGAGTTATTTAGCTTTAGGAAAAAATGTGGAAGAAGCTTGCCGAAACGGAAAATTATACATCGAAAAATTTTTAACAAGCAATTCTATTTTATTAGGATTTCACCATTAA
- a CDS encoding thiamine phosphate synthase: MEKLQYISQGFTIEDQELNIRKALDHGIKWIQVRWKNAPENEFIKLCEISKKLCSDNQTVCIINDHVQIAKEIDADGVHLGLKDTSIEIARHILGTNKIIGGTANTISDVLQRMNEPCDYIGLGPLRFTSTKEQLSPILGFEGYEEIIQNLKERSLEIPKIFAIGGVVLNDIELLQPIGIYGAAVSGQITNQPSIINQFKTVLQ; the protein is encoded by the coding sequence ATGGAAAAATTACAGTACATCTCTCAAGGCTTCACCATAGAAGATCAGGAACTCAATATCCGAAAAGCTCTTGATCATGGGATAAAATGGATTCAGGTTCGCTGGAAAAATGCTCCCGAAAATGAATTCATCAAACTTTGTGAAATTTCAAAAAAATTATGCTCCGACAATCAGACGGTTTGTATTATTAACGATCATGTTCAGATTGCAAAAGAGATCGATGCAGACGGTGTTCATCTGGGTTTAAAAGATACTTCCATCGAAATTGCGAGACATATTTTAGGGACAAATAAAATCATCGGAGGAACGGCAAATACCATTTCAGATGTTCTTCAAAGAATGAACGAACCATGCGATTATATCGGTTTGGGACCTTTACGATTTACCTCTACCAAAGAACAATTGAGTCCGATTTTAGGTTTTGAAGGATACGAAGAAATTATTCAAAATCTAAAAGAAAGGTCATTAGAAATCCCAAAAATATTCGCGATCGGTGGAGTAGTTCTGAATGACATCGAATTACTACAGCCAATTGGGATTTACGGAGCAGCGGTTTCCGGACAGATTACGAATCAGCCTTCCATTATCAACCAATTTAAAACCGTTTTACAATGA
- a CDS encoding thiazole synthase, whose product MKNQPLIIADRTFESRLFLGTGKFGNLSEMTDSIIASGSEMVTMALKRIDSQSSEDDLLNALKPTKSHLLPNTSGARTAKEAVLAAQLAREALETNWVKLEIHPDPKYLLPDPIETLYATEELAKLGFIVMPYIHADPVLCKRLEDAGTAVVMPLGAPIGTNKGLRTLDFLEIIISQSNVPVVVDAGIGAPSDAAKAMEMGADAVLVNTAIAVARNPVNMALAFKEGVIAGRRAFEAGLGAIAQHAEASSPLTSFLFD is encoded by the coding sequence ATGAAAAATCAACCATTAATTATAGCAGACAGAACTTTCGAATCAAGATTGTTTTTAGGAACAGGAAAATTCGGGAACCTTTCAGAAATGACCGATTCCATCATCGCTTCAGGAAGTGAAATGGTAACAATGGCATTGAAAAGAATCGACTCCCAATCTTCAGAAGATGATCTGCTGAATGCTTTAAAACCCACAAAATCTCATCTTTTACCCAATACTTCCGGAGCCAGAACAGCGAAAGAAGCCGTTTTGGCAGCGCAATTGGCAAGAGAAGCGTTGGAAACAAACTGGGTAAAACTGGAAATCCATCCAGATCCAAAATATCTATTACCCGACCCGATTGAAACATTGTATGCAACGGAAGAATTGGCAAAATTAGGATTTATCGTAATGCCCTACATTCACGCCGATCCGGTGTTGTGTAAACGTTTGGAAGACGCAGGGACAGCTGTTGTAATGCCCTTGGGAGCACCGATTGGAACGAATAAAGGCTTGAGAACGCTGGATTTTTTAGAAATCATTATCAGTCAGAGTAATGTTCCTGTTGTCGTAGATGCCGGAATTGGTGCGCCTTCCGATGCTGCAAAAGCTATGGAAATGGGTGCTGATGCGGTTTTAGTGAATACAGCAATCGCGGTTGCCAGAAATCCTGTAAATATGGCTTTGGCTTTTAAAGAAGGAGTAATTGCGGGAAGAAGAGCTTTTGAAGCGGGTTTGGGAGCAATTGCACAACATGCGGAAGCTTCAAGTCCATTGACTTCTTTTTTGTTTGA